Proteins encoded together in one Nitrospirota bacterium window:
- a CDS encoding type II toxin-antitoxin system RelE/ParE family toxin has translation MIWAISFYSQRVEEEILALPAGILARFLLYAEKMETYGPDLGMPHTRAMGGGIFELGIKAAEGIARVLYCTVVGRRVIFLHQFVKKTEKTPSRELDLARRRMKEVKHD, from the coding sequence GTGATCTGGGCCATATCCTTCTACAGTCAACGAGTAGAAGAAGAAATTCTCGCTCTGCCGGCCGGTATTCTTGCTCGTTTTCTCCTGTATGCCGAGAAGATGGAGACTTATGGCCCAGATCTTGGTATGCCGCACACTCGGGCCATGGGCGGAGGGATTTTTGAACTTGGGATCAAGGCTGCAGAGGGAATTGCGCGGGTGTTGTATTGCACCGTGGTCGGCCGCCGAGTTATTTTTCTTCACCAGTTCGTGAAGAAGACGGAGAAGACACCATCCAGGGAACTTGACCTCGCGCGGCGGCGGATGAAGGAGGTAAAGCATGACTAA
- a CDS encoding HAD-IA family hydrolase, whose product MKTPIQVIFFDAAETLFHVKGSVAEIYLTHAVQHGFRQTPDSQALITQAFQRAFRDAPPPVFSTTVPARLKECERLWWFDIVHNVFYRVGMFARFDEFFERVFQVFEDPHSWVLFPETHAVMTRLREEGFELGILSNFDSRLFPVMRGLGIDGFFDTVTIASLAKAAKPASKIFEIALEKHAFDPDEAMHVGDSVRDDLEGATRAGLTGVLLDRTGRTQAPGGHVIRTLEELLPLLGR is encoded by the coding sequence ATGAAAACCCCTATCCAGGTCATCTTTTTCGATGCAGCCGAGACCCTGTTTCACGTCAAGGGCTCAGTGGCGGAGATCTACTTGACTCATGCAGTTCAGCATGGGTTTCGGCAGACTCCTGATTCCCAGGCATTGATTACGCAAGCCTTTCAGCGCGCATTTCGCGACGCGCCGCCGCCGGTGTTTTCCACAACCGTTCCTGCCAGGTTAAAGGAATGTGAGCGGCTGTGGTGGTTCGACATCGTGCACAACGTGTTTTATCGCGTCGGGATGTTCGCGCGGTTCGATGAATTTTTCGAGCGGGTGTTTCAGGTGTTTGAAGATCCTCATTCCTGGGTCTTGTTTCCCGAAACTCATGCCGTGATGACCAGGCTGCGTGAAGAGGGGTTCGAGCTGGGGATCCTGTCCAACTTCGACTCTCGGCTTTTCCCTGTAATGCGGGGGCTCGGAATCGACGGGTTCTTCGATACCGTCACCATTGCAAGCCTCGCCAAGGCTGCCAAGCCGGCATCGAAGATTTTCGAAATCGCGCTTGAAAAACACGCATTCGATCCGGACGAAGCGATGCATGTGGGTGACAGTGTCCGGGATGATCTGGAAGGCGCAACAAGGGCTGGGCTGACCGGCGTGTTGTTGGATCGGACAGGGCGCACTCAGGCGCCGGGCGGGCATGTGATTCGAACCTTAGAGGAACTGCTTCCACTGTTAGGACGTTAA
- a CDS encoding thioredoxin family protein: MKTKAIFYHAGCPVCVAAEQSVANALDPAKYTVEHVHLGTSKARIKEAEAAGVKSVPALVMNGAAFHINFGAGIDALK, translated from the coding sequence ATGAAAACGAAAGCGATTTTTTACCACGCGGGCTGTCCGGTATGCGTTGCGGCTGAACAGAGCGTCGCCAACGCTCTGGATCCGGCGAAATATACGGTGGAGCACGTTCACCTCGGCACGAGCAAGGCGCGGATAAAAGAAGCTGAAGCTGCCGGCGTGAAGTCTGTGCCGGCCTTAGTGATGAATGGCGCGGCGTTTCACATTAACTTCGGCGCCGGCATTGACGCATTGAAGTAA
- a CDS encoding NAD-dependent deacylase: MATDEQILLARAHLASARNVTILTGAGISADSGVPTFRGIDGLWRNFRAEDLATPEAFERDPRLVWEWYNWRRELIATKQPNPAHDALVELERQWTDHMWLITQNVDGLHRAAGSQRLSEIHGNIWKVRCTGCGDISENREVPLSILPTCRLCHAQLRPHIVWFGESLWEEDLRRCDQAIRSCDLLLVIGTSGVVYPAAGFASVAKTVGALVIEINLESTPQSNLVDLSLQGRAKDLVPQLL; this comes from the coding sequence ATGGCCACCGACGAGCAGATTCTTCTCGCCCGCGCACACCTCGCCTCCGCCCGGAACGTGACTATCCTCACAGGAGCTGGCATTTCTGCCGATAGTGGCGTACCGACATTCCGAGGAATTGATGGTTTGTGGCGCAATTTTCGCGCGGAAGATCTCGCAACCCCGGAGGCCTTTGAGCGGGACCCTCGGCTGGTCTGGGAATGGTACAACTGGCGGAGAGAATTGATCGCCACCAAACAGCCGAATCCTGCCCATGACGCGCTCGTGGAGCTTGAACGGCAATGGACTGATCATATGTGGCTGATTACGCAAAATGTTGACGGACTCCATCGCGCCGCCGGGTCACAACGCCTCTCCGAGATTCACGGCAATATCTGGAAGGTTCGCTGTACAGGCTGCGGCGACATCTCTGAAAACCGGGAGGTCCCTCTTTCCATCTTACCGACCTGCCGGCTGTGCCATGCACAACTTCGGCCCCATATCGTCTGGTTTGGAGAATCGCTCTGGGAGGAAGACCTGCGTCGCTGTGACCAGGCCATCCGTAGCTGCGACCTCCTCCTTGTGATCGGCACGTCAGGAGTCGTCTACCCAGCCGCAGGCTTTGCGTCAGTCGCAAAGACAGTCGGAGCACTGGTCATTGAGATCAATCTCGAGAGCACCCCGCAATCGAACCTCGTTGACCTCTCGCTGCAAGGCCGCGCAAAAGATCTGGTTCCGCAGCTGCTTTAA
- a CDS encoding 2-dehydropantoate 2-reductase, translating to MMKQILMVGAGSVGGFFGAQLAQANISVSFLLRPKTLAAVKQNGLTIRSAQGSFTVHPPAASDPRDLPKPDLIILSVKAYDLDEVFTQIEPVLTDRTVILTLQNGVDTEDRIVARFHRDCVVGGIAYIYSKIAEPGVIDHYKKGAVAIGEMMGHHSARLLAIADLFKQAGIPCQLVDDIRRSKWEKLCWNCVFNPLTVLIDDKVAKALDHPEMLRVIHQLVGEIVAVAATAKVPLAADMADKVVRWTQEIRDIHTSMYDDWKAGRPTEIEFLNGYVAKLGRQFGIPTPLNDMLTAVIKTITERDRTGPGILRIEGAVVQPVSLDRVAIASLPAEQHLDISTVMPGMQGKGIRLKALLDVPALAIKADHVAVHSGDGKYSACLTLEQAKSFGVLVYELDGAPLPESKGGPFRLVTPGLGDLCANVKGVTRIEVTIGTGKDTRPKNC from the coding sequence ATGATGAAACAGATTCTCATGGTCGGGGCTGGGTCAGTCGGTGGATTTTTCGGCGCACAGTTGGCACAAGCGAATATTTCCGTGTCGTTCCTGCTCCGGCCCAAGACGCTCGCAGCAGTCAAGCAGAATGGCCTCACGATCCGCAGTGCCCAGGGTTCCTTCACCGTCCATCCACCGGCTGCGTCCGATCCGCGAGATCTCCCGAAGCCGGATCTGATCATCCTTTCCGTCAAGGCCTATGATCTGGATGAGGTGTTCACCCAAATCGAGCCGGTCCTGACGGATCGGACCGTCATCCTAACCCTGCAGAATGGAGTCGACACCGAAGACCGTATCGTGGCGCGTTTTCACCGGGATTGCGTCGTCGGCGGGATCGCCTATATCTATTCCAAGATCGCTGAGCCGGGCGTCATCGATCATTATAAGAAGGGGGCTGTGGCGATTGGAGAGATGATGGGCCATCACAGCGCTCGCCTGTTGGCCATCGCGGACCTCTTCAAGCAGGCGGGGATTCCTTGCCAGCTGGTCGACGACATCAGGCGTAGCAAGTGGGAGAAGCTTTGTTGGAATTGTGTCTTCAACCCCTTGACCGTGTTGATCGACGACAAGGTGGCCAAGGCGCTCGATCATCCCGAGATGCTGCGAGTGATTCACCAGCTCGTGGGTGAAATTGTGGCAGTGGCGGCCACAGCGAAGGTACCGCTTGCTGCCGATATGGCGGACAAGGTCGTGCGTTGGACTCAGGAGATTCGGGATATCCATACCTCGATGTATGACGATTGGAAGGCCGGTCGCCCGACTGAGATCGAATTTCTCAATGGGTATGTCGCGAAGCTCGGACGGCAATTCGGCATCCCGACGCCGCTGAACGATATGCTGACGGCCGTCATAAAGACCATCACGGAGCGGGATCGAACCGGTCCCGGCATCCTGCGGATCGAGGGGGCGGTGGTGCAGCCTGTCTCGCTCGATCGTGTTGCGATCGCATCGTTACCGGCAGAACAGCATCTCGATATTTCGACCGTGATGCCAGGTATGCAGGGCAAAGGGATTCGCCTCAAAGCTTTGCTGGATGTCCCGGCCCTGGCGATCAAGGCCGATCATGTGGCGGTACATTCGGGAGACGGAAAGTATTCAGCCTGTCTCACGCTGGAGCAGGCTAAATCATTCGGGGTGTTGGTCTATGAGCTCGATGGAGCACCGTTGCCGGAATCGAAGGGCGGACCGTTTCGATTAGTCACCCCGGGGCTTGGAGATCTGTGCGCGAACGTGAAGGGGGTGACGAGAATCGAGGTGACGATCGGAACGGGGAAGGACACGAGGCCAAAGAATTGCTAG
- a CDS encoding response regulator yields MASTIFVVDSSPAVRRLVEEISKPEGCDVVGFQDGPTALEAARRMSPNLIIADYHLESMTFSGFCKEIHKLDNLAETYIVSLTSPSDRVDEGHLRSLGVKAFLNKPFQSESLIDVIKDLETQQASRKNGTKKKSRSWPPVSSSTDFDDDALDNDNVTEEEEEQAITHNPQPKDPPVTTTSATQASTAGPEEAMKGLFGQLLQSMSERTEKKIVELLPKMVGKDLATLVAKAVETEVRTQMGEAISETRLTQALEPLIMGAFPKILSQEMSLFTPIIRQSISEVASPLIKERIDQFVREELNAVRTALSDMVRGELQSLEGLVKAEIQEAAAKQTSGVVEALVQTTAQTQVEQAVLHLVPNLAEEQIKAEISRLTRAA; encoded by the coding sequence GTGGCTTCGACCATCTTTGTCGTCGACAGTAGTCCCGCCGTCCGCCGGTTGGTGGAGGAGATCTCGAAACCGGAAGGATGCGATGTCGTGGGATTCCAGGATGGCCCAACAGCCTTGGAAGCGGCACGCCGGATGAGTCCGAATCTCATCATCGCGGACTATCATTTGGAGAGCATGACCTTCTCGGGGTTCTGCAAAGAAATCCACAAGCTGGATAACCTGGCAGAAACCTATATCGTCTCCCTCACCAGCCCTTCCGATCGTGTGGATGAAGGCCACCTCCGTTCGCTGGGGGTGAAGGCCTTTCTTAACAAACCGTTTCAGTCCGAAAGCCTCATCGACGTGATCAAGGACTTGGAAACACAGCAGGCATCCAGAAAGAACGGAACAAAGAAGAAGTCTCGCTCCTGGCCTCCCGTCTCAAGCTCAACCGACTTCGATGATGACGCCCTCGACAATGACAACGTAACCGAGGAAGAAGAGGAACAGGCCATCACACACAACCCCCAACCGAAAGATCCCCCCGTGACTACCACCAGCGCAACACAGGCCTCAACAGCCGGCCCGGAAGAAGCGATGAAGGGCCTCTTTGGTCAACTCCTTCAGTCCATGTCGGAACGGACGGAAAAAAAGATTGTCGAGCTGCTCCCCAAGATGGTAGGGAAAGATCTCGCAACCCTCGTCGCCAAAGCGGTGGAAACAGAGGTACGCACACAAATGGGCGAGGCCATCTCGGAAACGCGGTTGACTCAGGCGCTTGAACCGTTGATCATGGGAGCGTTTCCGAAAATCCTCTCACAGGAAATGTCTCTCTTCACACCCATCATTCGTCAGAGCATTTCCGAAGTCGCGAGCCCCCTGATCAAAGAGCGCATCGATCAATTCGTCCGCGAAGAACTCAACGCTGTGCGCACCGCCCTGTCCGATATGGTACGGGGGGAACTCCAATCACTTGAGGGACTCGTCAAAGCAGAGATTCAAGAGGCCGCCGCCAAACAGACTTCTGGTGTGGTTGAAGCCCTCGTTCAGACAACGGCCCAAACGCAGGTTGAACAGGCCGTTCTACATCTCGTACCAAACCTAGCCGAAGAGCAGATTAAAGCGGAGATTTCACGCCTCACACGAGCTGCCTAG
- a CDS encoding helix-turn-helix transcriptional regulator has product MTNTLKRFKVRALVRPDVKKAYDDLAEEFAFLDELLKARAGSGLTQAEVAARIGTTQSAIARLESAEPKHSPSIATLQKYAKALGYKVEIRLIKNSLRRTRGSTAHAAKVAMRRSA; this is encoded by the coding sequence ATGACTAACACTCTCAAGCGATTCAAAGTACGTGCGCTTGTGCGTCCGGATGTGAAGAAGGCCTATGATGACTTGGCCGAGGAGTTTGCATTTCTCGATGAGCTGTTGAAGGCAAGGGCAGGGTCCGGCCTTACACAGGCGGAAGTTGCGGCTCGCATTGGCACGACTCAATCGGCCATTGCGCGTCTGGAGTCAGCCGAACCGAAGCATTCTCCCTCGATCGCCACGCTTCAAAAGTATGCGAAGGCTCTTGGCTACAAAGTAGAGATTCGTCTGATCAAGAACTCTCTCCGGCGTACGAGGGGCTCGACCGCACATGCTGCAAAGGTGGCAATGCGCCGTTCAGCCTAG
- a CDS encoding DUF2628 domain-containing protein, translating into MKTFNVYRHPVQGLEAVKVGFSWPAASAGPIWMLAKQLWGLAALWVALYLSLSLVDPGTDKFEPGVAQALIYLHLVVGYCALSLIPGLKGNTWRERNLVRRGFEMVRTVQAETPEAAISQVAGEP; encoded by the coding sequence ATGAAGACATTCAATGTGTATCGACACCCAGTCCAGGGTCTCGAAGCTGTGAAGGTCGGCTTCTCCTGGCCGGCGGCATCTGCCGGGCCGATATGGATGCTCGCCAAGCAGCTCTGGGGCTTGGCCGCTCTTTGGGTCGCCCTGTACTTATCCCTGTCACTGGTCGACCCCGGTACCGACAAATTCGAACCGGGTGTCGCTCAAGCTCTGATCTATCTTCATCTCGTCGTGGGATATTGTGCGCTCAGTCTCATACCAGGGCTCAAAGGAAACACATGGCGGGAGAGGAATCTCGTCCGGCGCGGATTCGAAATGGTCCGCACGGTTCAGGCTGAAACCCCCGAGGCGGCAATTTCGCAGGTGGCAGGTGAACCCTAG